The stretch of DNA GCATCAAATGTGCGCGAAAGAAAGTGTTCAGCTCGATGCCTCCCAGCGCAAGGCTCGGCTCTCATCAGCCGGCCTAGTTCTGTTATTACTACGCTCAGACTGCAATTGCACGAAAAGCGAAGGGACTTGGAGAAAAGAAAGCAACAGCTTTGGAAGGCAGCGACGCTGGGAAAGTCGGCACTCTGCAATAGCCAGTGCTAAGAGCGGCACACGAGGTAAGCATGCACAGCTCTTACCCACCAGCTATGCATGTCACATGTCATTATCCGTTAACAAGTCGTCCAGCCGTACACACAGCTCCACATCTGACaatgaaaaagaaaacttgAGGATCAACACAGCACTTTTAACCAGTAAGTTAGGATAATAAACTTGGTAAGTATTCGAAAGTAAGTTTGAATATCCAATAAAAACAAAGactagaatatttttaaatctaATTTATGATAAATGTTAATGAGACGTGTGTGCCTGAGATTGAAACTTTGCTAATACGATTGGGCTGACAATGATATTAACGAAGAAGCTCAATACTATTACCACCTAGCACACATGGCTATATGCCTGCTAAAATATAAGGTGTAAACAACTCATCTTTGTCGTAAACAACTGCATCTGGTTGTCGCTTCACTACTGCTTACCTATCGTACTGTTGGCGAGACCTGGGAGGCTGTTCCTACTGAATGAGCTTCTTAAGGTGCTGTCTCCAGCCTGCATCATTTGTGATATAATGAGAGCAAGGCATTCTGCAGTTCTCTCATTAGCAGCACATGAGAGGGCAGGGTAACGCCCTCCCTCATCTACAGCAAACACGCTCGCACCCTTGCTTAGCAACATTTGTGTAACTGGAATCATGCCATCCTTGGCTGCCAAGTGCAGGGCTCTATAACAACATCAACAAAGAATGAATGCAGTAAACAATCCAAGAACACCAGATCACACCAACATTTCTTCGAAAATGCAATGAATATAACCGTAGTGGACTCGATCACTGTTGTACTCGACTGTGATTAAGTAGGGCAATGTGAAAGGCAAAATGTGTGTTACCTGGCAATAACTATGCTGAGCTGCTGCAACATTATTCTGTCTAAAcacattttcaaaaatttgttCTTACATTTCCTAAACCTGGAGTCATCCAAAAGAACCTTGAGATACACCTCTCACTTAGTCAACACACTCCTCAGTTAGTCAACACACTCCTCAGTTAGTCAACACACTCCTCAGTTAGTCTACACACCTCTCACTCATCAATACACTCTTCAGTTATTTGACACGCCTCTCACAAAATAGACACGCCCTTTACCTAGTCATTCCGTTGTTTGTTAGTCAATaccctaaagcctggttcacactatgtcgGTGTTGTTACATCGCGTGTAACGTGCATACATCGAGAAAGCTTAcaagctgtcaaactttcctgatatttcTACGACGACAGCATGgacaatgtgaaccatttcggcaatAGTAATTCGCAGTCATGAATAGTgtaatttgtttatttaatttatttgattcgaaaacaaaaaggtttttttgcaaaaaattaaaaagagaaATGAGAACACGTCacagagtatttgctgatgcaaacgctAACgtgtttgtgatagtgtgaacatcgtaTTGtgatcatcgacgatcaccaaagtattaaGGCATTAATGCCGAGATACGGAGAtatgaaccaggctttagtggGTACACTCTACACATAACCAACTTGGCCCCACTTATCGGATACATCCGTCACTTAGTTGACATGTTCATCACCCAATCAACACGTCCACCACTTATTCGATGCAACTTCGCTATGTCTTTATCCAACTCGACACGCTAATCACTCAGTCAACACACCCTATCGCTGATTGGCCCATTGCTGCAATGTATAACAACAAACTATAGCTTACGTTTCACCCTTATCATTGGCTTTAGTGAGTACAGTCGAATCATCAATCTTATCTAGGAGGAGGAGAGCCGCATTCTCCACACCCTATCAAGGATAAAGGAATAGAACAGTGGCTCAACAATTAAAGAAGTTTGTCGTCGAGAACAGGTTATGGTACATCAGAATAGCAAAAGATACTCACACTCTTGCAAGCGAGGTGAAGTGCATTCTGACCTTCCTTGTCAACAACTGACAAATCTGCTCTCCGACTCAGCAACAATTCTGTTGAAATGGCAGACAATGGAGAGATGAAGGTGATATCATCAATTGACATGTGACAACACATGTAAGTGACAACAGATAACTGGTGACAACAAGCAAGGGTGACATCACTTAATAGATGACACTGGAGCTGAGTAACATAATTTGACCAAACTCGGCACACCACTTTAAAACGCACACACATTTAAAGATGAGTAGGTAGGCTTACCAATGGCAGCACAGTTTCCTTTACATGCAGCAGCCATGATAGCAGATCTTCCACCATCAGACTTGGCATCCACCTCCGCACCAGCTATGAGCAAGGAATGGAGGCTCTCGCAGTGGTTACCCAGTGCTGCCAAATGAAGGGGCGTCCTACAAAAAACCTTCAGTTTGTATTCACTAAAGCTCAGGTTATGAAATCAGGGTACAATCAAACAACATCCACTTGACAAATGTTTGACAAGGTTAACATACAAAAGATACAGTTAAGCCGCATTCAGACCAGCCGATTTGCAAGCAGAGGTTTTGTGGTCAATTTGTGAACATTTTATTGGATTTTTCCCATAAATCCCAGCCCGATGTTTTCCGTTCACGCTAGGACGAATTTGGACCAAAAGTGGAAAATTTCGCCAGTTTTTATTTGCAGAGTCTGTTAACTTTAGTGGATATATTTTTAGTGAATCAAGCTTTACATTTTGTTGACTGTTTCCTATGAAGCTAGATGTTTTTAGCAAGTTTACCAATTATTTGGCACTGCCTAGTTTTCACTAATAATGAATAACTAAAGACAGGACGACCTTGTGCTAACAGCATCTCTTTCAATTATTAAATCAATTGCATATACAGCACTAGTGTATTTATTTAACGCTATAAGACAATCAACGTTGAGGTTAGTGATACGAGAAAAGTGCTGCATAATCCCAATACCCATTGGAAATCCCAATACTCATCGGAAATCCCAATACTCATCGGAAATCCCAATACTCATCGGAAATCCCAATACTTATCGGAAATCCCAATACTCATCGGAAAGCCCAAACGAAGCTCCAATCTCCTTAGGCTTGTCTTCATGTTTGAAATAGTACACTGCATAAGAAGAGTGATTTCATTAGCTGCTCATATTGAAAATCGGTATAGTCATTCACTGATCAACCCgataaatttttttctcaacAAACTCAGTCTCGGGTTCGTTTGCTTTTTCTACTCAAAACGATCCTGGCCAGTGGGCTAAATAGTCCTGACAATTGGCATGAAATCGGCTGGTGTGAACACAGCTTTACACTTGTTGGTGGCGTTAGAGTGATCAACCAAGTCTGGGTCAAGTCAAAAATAAACAGAGCATATGCAAACACAAAATATAAGCTGCGTTTCTTGCTAGTCAAATCGTAAAGATGAGTCAACTCACCTTCCATGATTGTCAGTTAGATTAGTTATGGCTGTTCCATGATGCTCGAGTAGCAATTGAGTGCAGGTGTCATGACCCTGAGATGCAGCGCAGTGAAGAGGAGAATAAAGGCTGCCATTAAAGGCCATATAACTATCTGATTCTAAGATGCATTCAACACAGTTCTCCTGACCTACAGCAATATGTCCAGTAATCAACATAGAAAGAGCAACGACAGCAATGAAATGATGAAACAAGAGCAGTGCTTACCGTAATGACAAGCCCAGTGGAGCGGGGTGAAGCCCTTCCAGTCAGGAGCAGTTATGAGCGAACTCTCGCTACCAAACTCTGTGCTGAACTGAAATAAAATCACTGTAGTTTAAAATTCTCTTGTAGTTTATAAACCTACTTGAGCCTGCCATTTCATACCACATTCACTGATAAAAAATCATATAGCATCCACTTTCTACCGCCGAGTCTTTAGGAGTTCATCTTAAATATGCCACAGATGCGTGTGCTTTGATAACATGAGATATATTCAATATCATCAACAACAAATACCATGTGTACTGATAAGGTAAGTATGTCATTGAAATTGAAACATGTATGTTCATAGATGCGCGGCCATATGAAAAATTGCAAATTTTCTTGCTTTAGATGACAAACGAGTGAAAGGCTATGATGGAGCAAAGGCTATGATGGAGCAAAGGCTATGATGgagcaacaaaaataaaactgaaaaattgaaGCTGTAAAATAGCATTGATTAAAACCAAACAGAAACTATAGCATATTGTATCCAATTGGACAACTTACAATAAGACAGAAACGCTGTGGTTGTGTTGACTAGAAAGCGGAACCAATAAAAGGCAAGCACATTAGGGAGAATTGATAGTGTGGAAATGAAATATGGCGTGCAAATGGGTTTAGCCTTAGCAATAATTTCCTGTCCTCATGCGATTTTTCAAGGAGTAATgagtacatatattatatacaaggAGTAATgagtacatatattatatacaagaaatgacaattttatttttagaaataaaacTAAGAAACTAGATGTAGCACGACTCCACGATGCGCCACCAGTTTTAATGCAACATATTTTAATGAGCTTATCCCTTGAAGGTTATGAACATGACTATCGAACAAAAAGCATATTTTCTCCAGTTCTGATTGGCCAGAGAACCTTCATTTACTTCTGATGTGCTTGTTTTTAGCGATTGTCCTGCactaaacattttttcataCGCATAGCTACGCAAGAAAACCTTAAAAATACCTTGTCATAACAAACCTTTTTGTTGAACTGCTGAAAAACAGGATATAGGTGTACGATTAGGTGATGAATCCTACTATAGAAATGACTATATAGGTGCTTGGCCTAGAACAGCTATCATGGCTATAGAGTTATTTCTCCTCGAGCGGCTATCATGACTATAGAGTTATTTCTCTTAGAGCGGCTATTATGGTTATGGTCACTTCCTGGCACAGGTACTATAGTTATAGAGTTATAGCATTACTCTTCGTAGAGCAGCTAAATGGTTGTATTCTCTTAAAGCAGCTCCCATTGCGAAAAGAGTTACATTTCCTAAAGCTGTGCCCATTGTTTTAGACCCACATTTCCTAGAGCAACTACCAATGTTATAGTTCTTTTTCCTAGAGCAATGTTTATGGTTATAGAGTTACTTTTACTAGAGTAGGTACTAAGGTTGTAGACTTACTTTTCCTAGATCAGCTAGTATAGTTATAGGGCAGGTAATGTCTTGGGTAACGAGCATGATCAGAGTTGCCATCCAGAAAGAGATATAGTTTCAAAAGTAGCTAACAGGATTAGAATGTTAGTCTTTCTAGCCTCTCACGCTGCCATAGAGAGACCTTATCTAGGACAGCTAATATAACCATAGAGTTACTTTATTTAGGACAGCTAATATAACCATAGAGTTACCTTATCTAAGACAACTAGTACAACCATATAGCTATCTTATCTAGAACAGCTAGTACAACCATAGAGTTACTTTATTTAGGACAGCTAATATAACCATAGAGTTACCTTATCTAAGACAACTAGTACAACCATATAGCTATCTTATCTAGAACAGCTAGTACAATCATAGAGTTACTTTATTTAGGACAGCTAATATAACCATAGAGTTACCTTATCTAAGACAACTAGTACAACCATATAGCTATCTTATCTAGAACAGCTAGTACAATCATAGAGTTACTTTATTTAGGACAGCTAATATAATCATAAAGTTACCTTATCTAAGACAGCTAGCACAACCATAGAGCTGTCTTATCTAGAATAGCTGGTACAACCATAGAGTTACCTTATCTAGGGCAGCTAACATTCCAGAATGTCCAGAAGCTGCAGCAAAGTGCAATGCAGACCTGCCCTTGATGTCTGTTACGCCAACATCTACCTGAATATGAGAGGACATGTTCTTAGCAGAAACAATAAATCCCACCACATCAGATGCGCAGTGACAAAGAGTTAATAGTTTGCTGTCACTACAAGTAATTTATGACATGTGGAGGCGGCAATTGAGATCGCGGTGAGTAAACTGGCTAGCAGTACAAAAAATGGACAAACCTTATACTGAAAAAGTATATCCACACATTCTTCATGGCCCAATGCAGCCGCCCTATGTAGGGCTGTCCGATGGTTGTTGTCGCTAGCGTTAGGTAGTGCGTGGGCTTTCAATAGCAACCCAGTGGCATCTGGATGGCCATTTAATGCGCTCCACATGAGAGGTGTCCTGTAGGGTTACAGATAAGACAACAGTTAACAAGTCATGAAAGGTGTCCTGTAGGGTAACATATGAGACAACAGTTAACAATTCGTGAGAGGTGTCCTGTAGGGTTACAGATGAGACACAGTTAACAATTTGTGAGAGGTGTCCTGTAGGGTTACAGATAAGACAACAGTTAACAAGTCGTGAGAGGTGTCCTGTAGGGTAACAGATGAGACAACAGTTAACAATTCGTGAGAGGTGTCCTGTAGGGTAACAGATGAGACAACAGTTAACAAGTCATGAGAGGTGTCCTGTAGGGTTACAGATGAGACAACAGTTAACAAGTCGTGAGAGGTGTACTGTAGGGTAACAGATGAGACAACAGTTAACAAGTCATGAAAGGTGTCCTGTAGGGTAACAGATGAGACAACAGTTAACAATTCGTGAGAGGTGTCCTGTAGGGTAACAGATGAGACAACAGTTAACAAGTCATGAGAGGTGTCCTGTAGGGTAACAGATAAGACAACAGTTAACAAGTCATGAGAAGAGTCCTGTAGGGTTACAGATGAGACAACAGTTAACAATTCGTGAGAGGTGTCCTGTAGGGTTACAGATGAGACAACAGTTAACAAGTCGTGAGAGGTGTCCTGTAGGGTTACAGATAAGACAACAGTTAACAAGTCATGAGAGGTGTCCTGTAGGGTTACAGATGAGACAACAGTTAACAAGTCATGAGAGGTGTCCTGTAGGGTTACAGATGAGACAACAGTTAACAAGTCATGAAAGGTATCCTGCAAGGTTACAGATGAGACAACAGTTAACAAGTCATAAGAAAAGTCCTGTAGGGTAACAGATGAGACAACAGTTAACAATTCATGAGAGGTGTTCTGTAGGGTAATAGTTAACAAGTCGTGAGAGGTGTCCTGTAGGGTTACAGATGAGACAACAGTTAACAAGTCATGAGAAGAGTCCTGTAGGGTTACAGATGAGACAACAGTTAACAAGTCATGAGAAGAGTCCTGTAGGGTAACAGATGAGACAACAGTTAACAAGTCATGAGAGGTGTCCTGTAGGGTTACAGATGAGACAACAGCTAACAAGTCGTGAAAGGTGTCCTGTAGGGTTACAGATGAGACAACAGTTAACATGTCATGAGAGGTATCCTGTAAGGTTACAGATGAGACATCAGTTAACAAGTCATGAGAAGAGTCCTGAAGGGTAACAGATGAGACAACAGTTAACAAGTCATGAGAGGTGTCCTGTAGGGTTACAGATGAGACAACAGTTAACATGTCATGAGAGGTATCCTGTAAGGTTACAGATGAGACATCAGTTAACAAGTCATGAGAAGAGTCCTGAAGGGTAACAGATGAGACAACAGTTAACAAGTCATGAGAAGAGTCCTGTAGGGTAACAGATGAGACAACAGTTAACAAGTCATGAGAGGTGTTCTGTAGGGAAACAGTTAACAAGTAGTGAGAGGTGTCCTGTAAGGTTACGAATGAGACAACAGTTAACAATTCACGAGAAGAGTCCTGTAGGGTTACAGATGAGACAACAGTTAACTAGTCATGAGAGGTGTCCTGTAGGGTTACAGATGAGACAACAGTTAACAAGTCATGAGAAGAGTCCTGTAGGGTTACTGATGAGACAACAGTTAACAAGTCATGAGAGGTGTTATGTAGGGTAACAGATAACAAGTCATGAGAAGAGTCCTGTAGAGTCACAGATGAAACAGTAGTTAACAAGTACCTTAGTTGCCGCAGCTGCCCTTAGTGGGATTGATGAAACAAAGCCATGAATATGACAAACAAGTTgtttagtagtagtagtagtagtagacaGATCAGAGGCGCATACAATCTTactgaaaatataattttatgcaACTATTGAAGAGCACCTGTCTAGATTGTCAAGGGCATTAACAATTTTAGGATCATCGGCATTATCAAGGAGGATCCTGAGACAAGCCTCATGCCCCCCATAGGCAGCAGCATGCACCGGAGTCCTCCCAGTTATTGCGTCATTCACCCAGATGTTGGCTCCTGCATTCACAAGTTCCATGACAACCCTTTCATGACCTTGAAAAGCTGCAAGGTCGAGAGGGGTGCGACCTAAAAAGGTACCATATACTCTACTGATTAGTATATCTCTGATCTACTAAAAAGTACTTCTCTTTACAAGATGCCTACCTTTATGAGTACATAAGTCAACATGCCTACCTTTATAATTACAATGTCAACATGCCTACTTTTATGAGTACAATGTCAACATGCCTACCTttataagtacataggtcaacATGCCTACCTTTATGATTACATACACATAAATCAACATGCCTACTTTTATGAGTACATAGGTCAACATGACTTCATTTATGAGCCTTTAGGTCAACATGTCTACTTTTATGAGCACTTAGGTCAACATGGCTAGCATGCCTTCTTACCGTCAGGGTCACGCATGTCAACATCAATAACAGTGTCGATGAGCATAATAATGGCCTCATCATGTCCATAGAAAGCAGCGAAATGGAGAGGAGTGAGGCTAGGTGCACCGGAGCTGAGGCTATATAGGTCTGATCTCTCTTCTGCTTTCTTTATCAACTAGAAAATGAGATACTAAATGACTAAGACAATCTGGAATGAACAATCCAGAGATAAGTTAGGCTGAAAAAATTGGATCAATTGTTTTGATAAAGAGATACAAAGCCACTGGCAGCAGCTATATCTGTCAACACATACAAATTTGGTGTCTTGAAGTGATTTGCTGTATTACGAACTGGTAGTTCAAAATCACAGTTAATAGAAAAACGATGTGTTTATCTGACACAAAAGGAGGGAGACATCCCATTGACTGAGTGTCAATTACTATGAGGTGTCATACAAACCTGAACTAAAGAAAGTACAATGAGTTGTAAACGAGTTGAACAAGCTGCTAGCaaagaattaaaataaatatagcagTTGCGCATGATCAAAAAAGTTATGTCTAGCCAATGCTATTTGGTTACAAACTCCAGGCTTCGACTCCAGTTACCTAACTCTGAAATAACATTTGGGTGGGTTGCCATGTGTCCAAACCGTCAGTCAGACCAAACAGACAGTCTCTCtctgtatttttttataataatccaGAAGACGTTAGTTTAATGCCAAACACTCACCACATTCAGCGCATCTACTTGGCCCTTGAGCGCTGCATAGTGCATAGGAGTATGCCCTTGTAAATCAGTTGCCTTATCATGGGCCCCTGAGTCTATGAGATATTGGACGGTGCTGCAAATGACAAAGACATGTGCAAAGTTCAGCTAATTTGAGTGTAAAACACATGTTCTTTATTAAACTCATAGGAAAACGTGGCAGACAAACTTGATTATAAGATTGATCatacaatatagttatatacTGAAACAACTAGCTTGGAATCTGACAAGGTAGTTTATCATCAACCTTATTCACATCCGCTGACGGATAATAGTAAGGGAGTGTAATAACAAGGGCAAGGAATGTCAGTTACCTGCCATCAGGGTCTGAAGCTGCTGCAAAGTGGAGAGGGGTACAGCCTCTCAGATCGCCCACCTCCACATCAGAGTCATTCTCGATGAGCATACGAACAAATGAGAGAGAGCAGTTAGCAGCCGCATAATGAAGAGGAGTGCGAGCGAGTGAATCTCTCATGTTTGTGTCACAGCCAAGCTTCACCATATAGTGTAAGCAATCAAAGTTGCTAAAACCAGTAGTAATTGTATAGCCATCTCAATTCTACAAGCAATTCTACTTAAAGACAGCCTTCAGGCTTCTTAGCATAAGTTATTTTAATAAAGTAATGGGCATGTGACTCATAACATAAGTTATTTCCATAAAGTAAGGGGTGTGTGACTCATAACATAAGTTACTTCCATAAAGTAAGGGGCGTGTGACTCATAACATAAGTTACTTCCATAAAGTAAGGGGCGTGTGACTCATAACATAAGTTACTTCCATAAAGTAAGGGGCGTGTGACTCATAACATAAATTACTTCCATAAAGTTAGAGGTGTGTGACTCATAACCTACCGTAAGTTACTTCGACAAAGGAAGGGGCGTGTGATTCCTAGCATAAGCTCTCTGTTAGGTTTCAAAGAATCAACATAAAAGAATGAAAAGAAATCACCCAACTGCTTCAGCTGATCATCTTTGGCGGAGAGAAGATTGAATAGAACAATGCTCAAGCGAAATGCGATCAGAGTGAGCACTCACCCGCAAGGGACTGCTATGTGTCAGGAAGAAGGCAAAGCAAACAACCACCTGTTAATGACTGCCATGTATCAGGAAAAGAAAAAAGCAAAGCAAGTAGATAACTGCTGAAAACTGACATGCGCCAGAAAGCATGACATGTACAGCAAGCACTCGCCGTCAGAAGCAACTGTGCAGTAGAGAAAATAGAGTGAGCACTCACTTGCTAGAGGCTGCAGCATGAAGCAATGTTCGGCTATTATTATCCGCGCAGTTAATGTCGAAATGGGGCATCGCAGAGATTAGCTTCTTACAGCAGTCGAGTCGGCCATTGAGGGCAGCCACATGTACTGGCAGCATTCCACCGCTGCCAGGCATATCCACTTGAGCCTataaaaacctttgaatggTAGTACTGTGAGACATGCTAGCTAAAAGGCTAGAAAATGAGAAGTGAAAGTAGTAGAAGAATGTATACAATTATGTATGGtataactagatgaatgctcggcattgcccgggtaataaaaaaagtctctgcacagaaaatttatttttacttgacatgtataatatttaccatcataactattaaacttcatatcatgaaaaaagggTTTTTgggcagttcaaataaattaagaaaaaaactaaaacaactttCAAAGTGTTCaagtgtgaaataattagtaaataatggctaaataagtatgatttgttacaatagttacaatgaaaagtgaattgatacaattaaaacaaatgtagaaatcatgaatatgttgaattaacaataacaattgAGTACTTAGAAGTGTGGGTGTAAAAAAAAACGTCGCTGTTGCCGCAGAAGCTACCCATCCAAATTTGGAATACGACAATGCTAATACCTCTCGATAGTCGATACTGGCACAACCGTAAAAATGTGATACAGAAACTAAATGCATCAGTGAAGCGTATGAGGGTGCTTCGTCTGCacgaacagagagagaatgtagaggcaaatCCTACTCAAGAATGTCATTTTGAACATTTTGGAACATTTTTTAGATTCAAAAGTTTTAGTGACTACCCTTTGAAATAATCGGAAATGGAAGAATGAGATTGTGCCGTTACAGTTGCACTGTACAGTTGCACTGTACAGTGCAACTGTACAGTGCAACTGTACAGTGCAACTGTACAGTTGAACGGAAAATTTGATATCAGAATGGCACAACTTAAAATTACAAATGAAGAAAAGTGAATAATGgattttgaaataaatttttaaaaaaatttcaaatgaagAACAAACACAAAATGTGATAAtaattcataattaaaaatAGATATTTAGCTTTAATGGCGATAAGGATACTGTAGTTGAGATAAACAAGATAAGAATGACTTAACTCCTGTGGCTAGGTGCACATGTTTGCATACTTAGCCCTGTGGCTAGGTGCATATGTTTGCATACTTAGCCCTGTGGCTAGGTGCACATGTTTGCATACTTAGTCCTGTGGCTAGGTGCACATGTTTGCATACTTAGCCCTGTGGCTAGGTGCACATGTTTGCATACTTAGCCGTGTGGCTAGGTGCACATGTTTGCATACTTAGCCCTGTAGCCCTGGTGCACACGTTTGCATACTTAGCCCTGTGGCTAGGTGCACATGTTTGCATACTTAGCCCTGTGGCTAGGTGCACATGTTTGCATACTTAGCCCTGTGGCTAGGTGCACATGTTTGCATACTTAGCCCTGTGGCTAGGTGCACATGTTTGCATACTTAGCCCTGTGGCTAGGTGCACATGTTTGCATACTTAGCCCTGTGGCTAGGTGCACATGTTTGCATACTTAGCCCTGTGGCTAGGTGCATATGTTTGCATACTTAACCCTGTGGCTAGGTGCATATGTTTGCATACTTAGCCCTGTGGCTAGGTGCACACGTTTGCATACTTAGCCCTGTGGCTAGGTGCACACGTTTGCATACTTAGTCCTGTGGCTAGGTGCACATGTTTGCATACTTAGCCCTGTGGCTAGGTGCACATGTTTGCATACTTAGCCCTGTGGCTAGGTGCACATGTTTGCATACTTAGCCCTGTGGCTAGGTGCACATGTTTGCATACTTAGCCCTGTGGCTAGGTGCACATGTTTGCATACTTAGCCCTGTGGCTAGGTGAACATGTTTGCATACTTAACCCTGTGGCTAGGTGCACATGTTTGCATACTTAGCCCTGTGGCTAGGTGCACATGTTTGCATACTTAGTCCTGTGGCTAGGTGCACATGTTTGCATACTTAGCCCTGTGGCTAGGTGCACATGTTTGCATACTTAGTCCTGTGGCTAGGTGCACATGTTTGCATACTTAGCCCTGTGGCTAGGTGCACATGTTTGCATACTTAGCCCTGTGGCTAGGTGCACATGTTTGCATACTTAGCCCTGTGGCTAGGTGCACATGTTTGCATACTTAGCCCTGTGGCTAGGTGCACATGTTTGCATACTTAACCCTGTGGCTAGGTGCACATGTTAGCATACTTAGCCCTGTAGCCCTGGTGCACACGTTTGCATACTTAGCCCTGTGGCTAGGTGCACATGTTTGCATACTTAGTCCTGTGGCTAGGTGCACATGTTTGCATACTTAACCCTGTGGCTAGGTGCACATGTTTGCATACTTAGCCCTGTGGCTAGGTGCACATGTTTGCATACTTAGCCCTGTGGCTAGGTGCACATGTTTGCATACTTGGCCATGTGGCTAGGTGCACATGTTTGCATACTTAGCCCTGTGGCTAGGTGCACATGTTTGCATACTTAGCCCTGTGGCTAGGTGCACATGTTTGCATACTTAGCCCTGTGGCTAGGTGCACATGTTAGCATACTTAGCCCTGTAGCCCTGGTGCACACGTTTGCATACTTAGCCCTGTGGCTAGGTGCACATGTTTGCATACTTAGTCCTGTGGCTAGGTGCACATGTTTGCATACTTAGCCCTGTGGCTAGGTGCACATGTTTGCATACTTAGCCCTGTG from Watersipora subatra chromosome 2, tzWatSuba1.1, whole genome shotgun sequence encodes:
- the LOC137388816 gene encoding serine/threonine-protein phosphatase 6 regulatory ankyrin repeat subunit A-like isoform X2; protein product: MTDRTGRSALHHAAFNGHVEMVQLLLENNAKINALDKKERQAMHWACFMGHIDVVMCLVEHGADIICPDKQMFTPLHAAAAGGQVTVVKFLLEQKAEVDCVNASGNTPLHIACLNGMDMVVSELIQHGACIHSTNNNDQTPLHYAAGATYSDTIVEILANEKADVNVKADDGRTPLHIAAIHGRCSRARVLLNYGAYVDERDIQGNTAIHIAAQYGHDAFINTLLLHKAQVDMPGSGGMLPVHVAALNGRLDCCKKLISAMPHFDINCADNNSRTLLHAAASSNNFDCLHYMVKLGCDTNMRDSLARTPLHYAAANCSLSFVRMLIENDSDVEVGDLRGCTPLHFAAASDPDGSTVQYLIDSGAHDKATDLQGHTPMHYAALKGQVDALNVLIKKAEERSDLYSLSSGAPSLTPLHFAAFYGHDEAIIMLIDTVIDVDMRDPDGRTPLDLAAFQGHERVVMELVNAGANIWVNDAITGRTPVHAAAYGGHEACLRILLDNADDPKIVNALDNLDRTPLMWSALNGHPDATGLLLKAHALPNASDNNHRTALHRAAALGHEECVDILFQYKVDVGVTDIKGRSALHFAAASGHSGMLAALDKFSTEFGSESSLITAPDWKGFTPLHWACHYGQENCVECILESDSYMAFNGSLYSPLHCAASQGHDTCTQLLLEHHGTAITNLTDNHGRTPLHLAALGNHCESLHSLLIAGAEVDAKSDGGRSAIMAAACKGNCAAIELLLSRRADLSVVDKEGQNALHLACKSGVENAALLLLDKIDDSTVLTKANDKGETALHLAAKDGMIPVTQMLLSKGASVFAVDEGGRYPALSCAANERTAECLALIISQMMQAGDSTLRSSFSRNSLPGLANSTIDVELCVRLDDLLTDNDM
- the LOC137388816 gene encoding serine/threonine-protein phosphatase 6 regulatory ankyrin repeat subunit A-like isoform X1, coding for MALLQLDDEPPIVQACFQGDCNVVRAITYTKPEDVNYQDAEKRTALHAAAHCGEAEIAEVLILSGASTVQKDSKWQTPLHRACSSKSDLTVEVLLKHRADANARDKQWQTPLHIAASNNAVGCAKHLLPLVTKIDMTDRTGRSALHHAAFNGHVEMVQLLLENNAKINALDKKERQAMHWACFMGHIDVVMCLVEHGADIICPDKQMFTPLHAAAAGGQVTVVKFLLEQKAEVDCVNASGNTPLHIACLNGMDMVVSELIQHGACIHSTNNNDQTPLHYAAGATYSDTIVEILANEKADVNVKADDGRTPLHIAAIHGRCSRARVLLNYGAYVDERDIQGNTAIHIAAQYGHDAFINTLLLHKAQVDMPGSGGMLPVHVAALNGRLDCCKKLISAMPHFDINCADNNSRTLLHAAASSNNFDCLHYMVKLGCDTNMRDSLARTPLHYAAANCSLSFVRMLIENDSDVEVGDLRGCTPLHFAAASDPDGSTVQYLIDSGAHDKATDLQGHTPMHYAALKGQVDALNVLIKKAEERSDLYSLSSGAPSLTPLHFAAFYGHDEAIIMLIDTVIDVDMRDPDGRTPLDLAAFQGHERVVMELVNAGANIWVNDAITGRTPVHAAAYGGHEACLRILLDNADDPKIVNALDNLDRTPLMWSALNGHPDATGLLLKAHALPNASDNNHRTALHRAAALGHEECVDILFQYKVDVGVTDIKGRSALHFAAASGHSGMLAALDKFSTEFGSESSLITAPDWKGFTPLHWACHYGQENCVECILESDSYMAFNGSLYSPLHCAASQGHDTCTQLLLEHHGTAITNLTDNHGRTPLHLAALGNHCESLHSLLIAGAEVDAKSDGGRSAIMAAACKGNCAAIELLLSRRADLSVVDKEGQNALHLACKSGVENAALLLLDKIDDSTVLTKANDKGETALHLAAKDGMIPVTQMLLSKGASVFAVDEGGRYPALSCAANERTAECLALIISQMMQAGDSTLRSSFSRNSLPGLANSTIGFEAGDARVLQDMKELSGSLKSCDSSDQYF